From Laspinema palackyanum D2c, one genomic window encodes:
- a CDS encoding GDYXXLXY domain-containing protein, with product MQNEQHSSPEKIKPRFVLGRFLIPLVIQTSAMLTGAFFAVDTEANGKLVTLETEPVNLSKFIRNSSNQVSYNISSFKKLEEIPGWKDLPGTPVPCPRNKQPRNRKNQCNPDAKLLDPDLTLYVILEPPTPEKTGDAPTPWVAVRLSSDRPTELGENQVMIKGRTSEDLVEYEGEKFDLMRSQREEILASLDLTDQEEKLEPLIIQLKVNPRGKAVPVNLWVGDRNYSLSN from the coding sequence ATGCAAAACGAGCAGCATTCTTCTCCCGAAAAAATCAAACCCAGATTCGTGTTAGGCCGATTTTTAATTCCTCTAGTCATTCAAACTTCCGCCATGCTAACCGGGGCATTTTTTGCAGTGGATACCGAAGCAAATGGCAAATTAGTGACCTTAGAAACCGAACCTGTCAACTTGAGTAAATTTATTAGAAATTCTTCTAATCAGGTCAGTTATAACATTTCCAGCTTTAAAAAACTAGAAGAAATTCCCGGATGGAAAGACCTACCGGGAACACCTGTGCCTTGTCCCCGGAATAAACAACCCCGAAATCGGAAGAATCAGTGTAATCCAGATGCTAAATTGCTAGACCCAGATTTGACCCTCTATGTAATTTTGGAACCGCCGACACCGGAAAAAACTGGGGACGCGCCAACGCCTTGGGTAGCGGTGAGATTAAGTAGCGATCGCCCCACGGAATTAGGGGAAAATCAAGTGATGATTAAGGGAAGAACCTCAGAAGACTTGGTGGAATATGAGGGAGAAAAATTTGACCTCATGCGATCGCAACGGGAGGAAATTTTGGCAAGCTTGGACTTGACGGACCAGGAGGAAAAACTAGAACCCTTAATCATCCAACTCAAAGTAAATCCGCGAGGAAAGGCCGTCCCGGTTAATTTGTGGGTCGGCGATCGCAACTATTCCCTCTCAAATTGA
- a CDS encoding DUF192 domain-containing protein, with protein MNSLAQLLVTSLSLFLLGCTPSGLPPSADAQPNREVVPSSPIVQIERGQDLPITAQTKIGDQTIDLEVATTPQQQAIGLMYRSEIAPNRGMLFPFNPPRPVTFWMKNVEINLDMIFLRDGEVLAIAADVPPCTTDPCPFYGPPNTPIDHVLELGGGRAAELGIQVGDQIAIDFLE; from the coding sequence ATGAATAGTTTAGCCCAGTTGCTCGTCACCAGTCTCAGCCTGTTTTTATTGGGGTGTACACCGTCAGGGTTACCCCCTTCTGCCGACGCCCAACCCAATCGGGAGGTTGTGCCTTCCTCACCCATCGTTCAAATAGAGAGGGGACAAGATTTGCCCATTACCGCACAAACAAAAATCGGGGACCAAACGATTGATTTAGAAGTGGCAACCACGCCACAACAACAGGCGATCGGACTGATGTACCGAAGTGAGATTGCCCCAAATCGGGGGATGTTGTTTCCCTTTAATCCCCCCAGACCCGTCACCTTCTGGATGAAAAACGTTGAAATTAACCTAGATATGATATTTTTGCGGGATGGAGAAGTCTTAGCGATCGCTGCCGATGTTCCCCCTTGTACCACCGACCCTTGTCCCTTCTACGGACCGCCAAATACCCCCATTGATCATGTTCTAGAACTAGGCGGAGGACGCGCTGCGGAACTCGGGATACAAGTGGGCGATCAAATTGCGATCGACTTTTTAGAGTAA
- a CDS encoding type II toxin-antitoxin system VapC family toxin, which yields MSYLLDTNVWARYLNGRSPAIRQKFREVDLTQVFICSIVKSELAYGAFKSRNPDLTYRKQNDFITLFVSLPFDDVSALIFGRLKAQLELKGEMIGIKDLQIAAIALSNDLTLVTHNTAEFERVTGLQIEDWEATK from the coding sequence ATGAGTTATTTACTGGATACTAATGTTTGGGCTAGATATTTAAATGGGCGATCGCCTGCAATTCGGCAGAAATTTAGAGAGGTTGATTTAACTCAAGTTTTTATTTGTTCAATTGTTAAGTCAGAATTGGCTTACGGTGCTTTTAAAAGTCGTAATCCCGATCTAACCTACCGCAAGCAGAATGATTTTATCACTCTTTTTGTTTCGCTTCCTTTCGATGATGTTTCTGCTTTAATTTTTGGTAGATTAAAGGCTCAACTAGAATTAAAAGGTGAGATGATTGGGATCAAAGATTTACAAATTGCTGCGATCGCTCTGTCAAATGATCTGACGCTAGTTACCCACAATACCGCAGAGTTTGAACGGGTGACAGGATTACAGATAGAAGATTGGGAAGCAACAAAATAG
- a CDS encoding phosphoribosyltransferase-like protein, translating into MGNGEDSPFCLELIYPGDRYLRRIRHRREPLALCVQTEKYCLQASGSTDAGYRDSGALTCHHYSCPNNTLPFFHKPGDNWDSLFINSQTPTATRYKKH; encoded by the coding sequence TTGGGGAATGGGGAAGACTCACCCTTCTGCTTGGAGCTCATCTACCCGGGCGATCGCTATCTTAGACGGATAAGACATCGCCGTGAACCCCTTGCTCTTTGCGTACAAACTGAAAAATATTGCTTGCAGGCTTCTGGAAGCACTGATGCTGGGTATAGAGACTCTGGGGCTTTAACTTGTCATCACTATAGTTGTCCCAACAATACATTACCTTTTTTTCATAAACCTGGTGATAACTGGGATTCTTTATTTATAAATAGCCAGACTCCTACTGCAACTCGCTATAAAAAGCATTAA